A single genomic interval of Spirochaetales bacterium harbors:
- a CDS encoding helix-turn-helix transcriptional regulator produces MKGLIQYIVIIILILLPALGIITLFVFVVPLNPLVVLPSEHFFIQGFWAYASGETVINNFENTRTRLSIEYTLGGDYPFAGIGINLVQSFPFLDLSGYDAIRITLSTENARRLSVALRTFEPGITIIENGMEPLRHSETAIDIGPGTHTYDIPFGSFRDPEWWLNLYVPGKKLEKNNFTYASKIQIFFTEEALIGVTDIVTIDRISFLPSMLPVVLIAVSALAWYMTAVYFFRRRLRRRRWHGKKPDLISSYNKIELISYRTQDSEKINNFLKENYNDPDISLAVLNRETGISKKRISEILKDEYKLAFKELINLLRMEEAKRLLKLSDLNINEIAFRLGYNSNSYFGHIFKMSVGLSPKEYREQKQKS; encoded by the coding sequence ATGAAAGGATTGATACAATACATTGTCATCATCATACTGATACTTCTTCCGGCACTGGGCATCATCACCCTGTTCGTCTTTGTCGTTCCCTTGAACCCCCTCGTGGTTCTTCCGTCCGAACATTTTTTTATCCAGGGATTCTGGGCGTATGCGAGCGGTGAAACGGTGATCAATAATTTCGAGAATACCAGAACACGCCTTAGTATCGAATACACCCTCGGAGGCGACTACCCGTTCGCCGGAATCGGCATTAATCTGGTGCAGTCGTTCCCTTTTCTCGACCTGTCCGGATACGATGCCATCAGGATTACGCTTTCAACGGAAAACGCCCGCCGGCTTTCCGTCGCGCTGAGGACCTTCGAGCCCGGAATCACCATCATAGAAAACGGTATGGAACCTCTCAGACACAGTGAAACCGCGATAGACATCGGTCCGGGAACGCACACCTACGATATCCCCTTCGGCTCCTTCAGGGACCCAGAGTGGTGGTTGAACCTGTATGTTCCTGGAAAAAAACTCGAAAAAAACAATTTCACCTATGCTTCGAAAATCCAGATTTTCTTTACCGAGGAAGCATTGATCGGCGTCACGGATATCGTGACGATCGACCGTATTTCGTTCCTGCCGTCCATGCTGCCCGTGGTTCTGATTGCCGTCTCGGCACTAGCCTGGTACATGACGGCGGTGTACTTTTTCAGGAGGCGGTTGCGGAGGCGGAGATGGCACGGTAAAAAACCGGATCTTATTTCATCCTACAATAAAATCGAATTGATCAGCTACCGGACGCAGGACAGTGAAAAGATAAATAACTTTCTCAAAGAGAATTACAATGATCCGGACATATCCCTGGCCGTCCTGAACAGGGAGACGGGAATTTCAAAAAAAAGAATATCGGAAATTCTCAAGGATGAATACAAGCTGGCCTTCAAGGAATTGATCAACCTGCTCCGAATGGAAGAGGCAAAGCGCCTGCTTAAACTATCGGACCTGAATATCAATGAAATCGCGTTCAGGCTCGGTTATAATTCGAACAGCTACTTCGGCCATATCTTCAAAATGAGTGTCGGGCTGTCACCGAAAGAATATCGGGAACAAAAACAAAAATCGTAG
- a CDS encoding glutaredoxin family protein, with protein sequence MEFTHVGGNDKGKIILYAISTCIWCKKTKQLLSDLDIAYDYIDVDLLPENEKEIIRKEVLRWKQRVAYPLIVVNDSVCIPTYDPDKIKEVLGE encoded by the coding sequence ATGGAGTTTACACATGTTGGCGGCAACGATAAAGGGAAAATCATTCTCTACGCGATAAGTACCTGCATATGGTGCAAAAAAACAAAACAGCTTTTATCCGACCTCGATATCGCCTATGATTATATCGATGTGGATCTGCTTCCCGAAAACGAAAAGGAAATCATCCGGAAAGAGGTGCTCAGGTGGAAACAGAGGGTCGCCTATCCCCTCATCGTGGTAAACGATTCGGTCTGTATCCCCACCTACGATCCGGACAAGATAAAAGAAGTGCTGGGAGAGTGA